The segment CATGGATTCGGGTAGTATACCACGATCCTCATAATTGAGAATGGTGTAGGGCTTAATTTCCGCCACAATAAGTCCAATGATGGAGAAATTGTAGACACAGGCTAGGGCAAAAAAGCGCTCAGATGATGTTATGTCCTGATACCAGGAGAGTGGGTAGTCAATGGGAAACCAATCGAGACATAATGTCCGAACCTCCTCCAAATCGTCCGGACAGAGAAATCTCAGTTGTACATCCGTGGTGGAGCAGAGGCGTACATTGAAGTCACTGGATCTCGCTGCAGAATCACTGGGATGGCCATTGTGTGAGTGTTTTGGGTGCCTAACCATGGCAAAAGAGAAACCTCGATCAATTACACTCAATTACTTAAATCAATTACAGACAATCTAGCAAATCAAACACTATATCAATTTTGGAGGCAAATGCACCCAAGCTCCAATATTTCCTCCAATTGCCCCCATACAAATGGGGCAGGAATGTTTAGCCCCCAACGCCCATCCTGTAGCATCTCTATTGCCATATCCCTCACATTAAATGCAACATTCCCGCCAGGCTTAAGGCACAGAACTCACATAAACCGTGACCTAATTAGGTCAAAATCCCCTTGATCCTTAGTCTAGGAGAATCCAGCGAGCACAGTGGacgagaaattgaatttcttcacttACCAGGTAAATTGCGCCATTTAGCTTCTCAGCAAATCCATGCTAGGCGGACACTTTGCACGAATATAATCGCATGTTAGAGGTCTGGGATGGCTAGAGGGAAATTGTAAGCTAACTAAAGAATTATAGTTTCTGGAAACAAATTGTCGTAAGAATTGCAAACAAATCGTGACGTCTCGCCAATTTCTTCTCTGTCATCATGACATAATCTCCATAGCGCATGCACCAACCACAATTTCAAAAATGTAACCGCCGTTGATTAATATGGTCAGGAGGGCAAGAAAAACACCATAAAGATTGCGCTAATAAAATCTCATATTCACAGTATCAAAAGGAGAGGAAATTGACTGTTTGCTTACACCTATTCGCTGGTTGTCTGCGTGGAAGCCTTCTCCTTGAGCTCCCAGCAATGATCCCAAAATGCAATGAGCCTCTGATCCTGATTGGTGCAGAAGTTCTTAAAGTCTCGCAGCATACGCAGCTGAATTATCTCACCATCCGGGGAGTTGTTAATCACAAGTGACTTCCACTTCTTATTGGGCACCATGTGATTCCATGACCAGAGAAATCCTGTCTTTCTTATCGTATCCATATCGTCTTTGTTCTTCCCACTCACATGTCGCGTTATGTAGGCTTCATGAGGGCTCTGGGTGTCCGTGGTAACGGGGTAGTGCTTCACAAAATTCGGCTTCTTCTGCGATCCACCAGAGGCGAGCCTTTGACGTGATCGGAGTCCCTGATGGGGTGACGGCACCAGCACAAACATATTTCCCGAACAGTGAACATACTGGAAGTCGAGTGAGGCTTGATTTGAGCCCGCTTTAGTCTCCACGGCGCACGGCATGAAGCCAAAGCGTGCCAAAATGGCCTCCTGGAAGAGAAGAAGTCGCGTCGCCCACGTGTCCTTCTTGAATTcctcaaagagaaaatccctCTTCTGCTTCAAGCATTCAGTGTCCAATGGAATGAAAATTGGCCCACGAAGTGGATCGGATTTTTCCGTAAAAGGCTCCGCCAGTGGATCGGCGGGAATTGCAACAAGTTGAAATCCACACTGAGTTGCCTTGCGACTCCATCCGTAGATCAAATCATACACAATTGGTCCCGATGCAATCACCCACTGGGCCACAATTTCAAAAGCATGCCCGGGAATCATGACACGATGGTACCTCGCGTGTCCCCATTCAATTCGATCGCTTTTGTTGTTAATGTCAATTTCCAAGTGGCTCTGTTTGTACAGAGGTGCCTCACTGAATACACTCCCAATGGATTCCCGAAGGAATTCCGGAACATTCACCTCATGCGGATGGATGCTCATCTGCTTCATTTCCGGTGTCACAACTTCCACCTCCATCCATTCATTCTCAAACGCCTTGAGGTTCTCCAAAGGTAGCACTACATCCTTCTCTTGTTTCGTGATGTAGTACAGCACAAATCCCACAATGATGGGCTTTGAAAAATCACCAGATGCATGGCAAATTAGTTTCTCTCGGCGCATTCTCTCGAGCATCTCTACAGCATCAAATGGACCCTCAATTCTATCCTGAAGCCATTTTAGTGCATCGTAAGAGACAAATGTGCATGATGGCATACTCTGAGCTGGTCCAATGAATGGTACACCAGTTGTTGGATGTTTCATAGCCTTATAGATGTCCATCAGTGGATCGGTCACTTTGAACTTTATCTCAACGGCAAGGCTGTAAcgtaaaaaaatcactcaaattttacaaaatgcaaaatttcaataaataatcaCCTTTCATCGGAGTCATCGATACTCAAGGAATCTCCTGGTACACCCACCATTCCCGTAGCTTCCTGAACGGCTCTTCCGGCCGCTAGAGATTTTCCACTCCTGAAATGTGCCGCCAATTTAtgattcaattaattcttttatcatCAGGATCACTTTGAATAAGAGATTTTAGGAGATTTacgtgaaataaaaattaataacagTGTAACGTGCAGAAATATCGAcaagcaaaataataaaattcccaaaactATATTATGGTTATTCTACTAAAATATGCACAAACATTACAAAACATTAAATACACCAACATTATACCAAAATATTCTGTTAGGTTCATTAATCGAAATTTCATCTTTTGATCCCATTTaattgattgacttttctcctATTCGTGTGTAGGATATTTTTGCACGCgactgaattttttaatttaaaaaaaaaggcttaaaataattaggaaaataataattagaaaaatctcTATTGTAGTACACTGATTGTCCTATACTACGAACATTTAACAGTAGAGGACaaacagttaaaaaaaaatgaactaaaAAAGCACTAACCTGTAAGCGCTAAATCGTGTTTCATGATGTTTATGAACATGCTGAAACGCAACCCAAAAGCATGATAAATAAGATAAATACCAGGTGATGAAtgaaactaaaataaattgagctgcgagacattaaaaaaaacgcaatctaatgaaataaaatgtggaagagaagctaaaaaaaattaatgtgtgATTCGAATTTGTTAGATTCCCTCGTGTTTTAGAATTAACAACCTCCTAGAATGGTAACCAATAAAACCAACTATGTGTGAGATGTGAGtttgatgtgaaaaaatgtaaagaaccAGCCAAAACAATCAAAATGCTAAATTAGCATGCCtacaatgattttttaaaaatatccaagacataaaaaatcatattattaatattagaacaaaaaggattaaaaaaaaacattaatgcAATATAGATTTGAGACCCTTTGAATATACTAACAGTCTTGGTCTAGCTCTTTCGGGTAACCTATTGCTTCCAACACGATCTCGGAACGGTGAATTACCTAAACCCTAcaagaaaatggagaaattgtctttttattaattttgaaaaatcatccAGGATATTTTTCTATctaaaattgcagagaaattatttttttctcactaggAGAAGGCAACAAactgttaaaaaagaaaatttttcaaaaacaataaaaacgGCAAATATTGTGAAGAgggattttgtgtttttttttaagaatattctacTGGCACCTGATTTGCCGGACGTGAAATAATGCTGGTGCTGTGACGACGTCTCGTTAAATGGGACTGCTGTGACGTTGGACTTCCCTGTAAGAGCAACTATAAGAGATATTGTGtcgaaaagaaagaaaaaatacagaaaaaattgagagaacaACAAAATTCAAGCAcacccattaattttcattattttcctctttttcctcTCCACACAAATTCGATTTTATATGCGTTATGGCTATTTTGAAGGagcagaaaattattatttagatgagaaaatttacacatctgtgtatttttttcttaaaagttttttttaaagttccctctcgaaaagtcaattttcaagcaaaatatttaaaatttcgcataatttttttttaataattaaaaatacacagatttaatgtaaaatgatTCATGCGATTAATTTTAAGCTTGCAACAAGCATTTATCGTTTATTTGTATTTACTCACCCGGGGCTTCTTGCATTGAACCctttttattctattcaaaTGCATCTCGACGTAGtgaagaaaatcctcaatttgCTGTTTTGGTGAATCCGATTGAATTTCCGTGAAGATATCGCATTTCGTTGTCAATCCATCGAGTATCTTCTTCATAGCTGGATGATCTTTGGGCAAAAGGTACATCCTGTAGCGccaatatttgagattttcatgCAGCATGAAATCCGTATCACCACGCGTGCAAATGTACTGATCCATGAAGTTccaattgtaattttccaatttttctgtTGTAAAATTCACACCGGATACCTCATAAGTATCATGTTGGGGTGCATGGAAGCGATATCTGTAGTCCACAGTTATCGGTGGATATGGATGtctgaaatattaatttttccttttaacattttatctgTTCTCATGGGAAGAATGTATTCAGGAGTCATACCTCGGTCTGTATCTCGTAACAGTGATAACAGAACCACTGAGCGAGATCCTGTGGAACATTCTACCGATAGATAGGAGATGTTCCTTGGTTGCCTCCTGCGGAGGAGTACCAAGGACAAAGTACTTTGGCATTTGTATTCCGCCACAGCACGGTGCTGAGGAGGGTTTCTGCTTAATTGTATCTGGTAgaacaattaattgaaatccCTGAGCTAGACGTTGTGAAATGAGCTCCTTAAACACCTGCTCAGTCGTCAGGGGTTTCTGAGACACAGCCCTATTTGTGGCGTAATCCGCATAGACATCTTCCGGCAATAGCGTATAGTCGGACACAACGTAGTCATTGTGGAGGGATCGCTTATCCGGAAAATAGTCCGTGGTGATTGGAAGGCACGCGGGAATTGTCAAGGATTTCCAATCAACCCCTAGAAATTAGGTGTCTTTAAGTAAGGTGGAACCATTTCTAATAAAATCGAGAGTGTACTGCTTGAGGCAACAAAactaatatacataatatgtaaCTCTGTGGTGCACAAAGCTTGCATTGAGGTGCAatatattgtttttctttgactAAACTTTTTAGCTAATAttatgaatgattttcttgtattttgtaattttttataattttttttccaacaaataattcatttgaaaataatatgtgagcaaattacatttaatgagCACAAAATGCAAGAGTTGATCATTCGTCGTTTACCATTAGCCTTTAGTGCAATTGAaacataaatacatttttacatttaatatgAGAATAGATTGGTgctgaatataaaaaaaaaaacaaatctacTAAAATGATGGATGTGCTGAAGATTTTAATAACAGCATGCaggttgaaataaatttaaaaaataaccagAATCACCATCAATACTAAAACTATGTGAAACTACATTTTGAATgtaaaatctaaatttaaacGATTGATTCCCAActataaaagcataaattaatgattcaataataaaaggaaattaatgcaacattaaaaggcataacgacaaaaaattcaaaaataaaaattaatattgaatcACTAAAAGATTTAGAAAGGTGTCTTGAGTTATCTAAAAGGTGCAACGGGTaaatcaacaaataaaaataattcttgttGACTTAAGAAACTACTTAAACTGAATACATATAGCTTTGTAGTTAGGAACCAccataaaagaattaaaattttacatctaaataagaaaatggGAATATATTAATATATTCTCGGACCTATGATGATCTTTCCGGCTGCTCCCACAGAAATTGTACATGACGGAACGTGGTTTGCAGATGAACGTTTGGTTTATGTGTAAATTTTTTGGCAGCCGAATCACATGAAATagaattacaaattttcattcaatttttttgtccaGACAGAATGTTTTATACGATGTATTTATATAGTATAAGATGTGGGTGAaagtttatatttaaaatattttatatttacaaatcaaaataaaacatttataatAATGACATGTATTTGGGACACAAGCAACTGGTGGCTGTAAAACTGGttgattttgaataatttcttcagAGCAATAATAAACTAAAATCTTATAAGTTAAAATAGCTTAAAATACTTCCCGGCTAAAGGAGAAATATCTCTTGAATGCTATTTGCTGACTACGTACGTTTCTCTGTTCTCCTACAATTCTTCTTCATGaatcaaattgcttttttttttgctgaaccagcagtttaaaaattttagccTAGCCATAAGTCTTCATGTTTAAATCAGATTTGTGATTCATTCAGCAAAACTTAGttgatttgcattttttctcttcttttgtgcattaatttgaaaattttctccgtTCTAATAAGCAATAGCTAGAAAAAATGGATATTGTGA is part of the Lutzomyia longipalpis isolate SR_M1_2022 chromosome 3, ASM2433408v1 genome and harbors:
- the LOC129792796 gene encoding GATOR complex protein Iml1 isoform X6: MKLFKLHTHQKSNNSADLLLHPKEHPDLKLGDIVEIYHPEDEGCRLLLQVTTFYEEFQGRETISVETNIATTFNLRIYADIVIHRVDPDAVALDSVEITFKDQYMGRSEMWRLKSHLVNTCVYINKKIEYCEGSIRCQVYEMWAQGDRVACGNITADTKVVFRSSTSMVYLFIQMSSEMWDFDIHGDLYFEKAVNGFLTDLFMKWKKLGCNHEVTIVLFSRTFYAAKSLDEFPAHMRECLQMDYKGRFYEDFYRVAIQNERNDDWSTILVELRRLFTGYQNTVLKYHERPDIAIPPATNSTAAQGNFLEVLNISLNVFEKHYLDRSFDRTGQLSVVITPGVGVFEVDRELTNITKQRIIDNGVGSDLVCVGEQPLHAVPLLKFHNKDSSLNADDYSMPHWINLSFYSTNKKVAYSTFIPRIKLPPLRPDADTDVDQENQILKFLPDNHTEYIHNSLFDYDAYDAQIFQMPPAHGTCSLQRPPRTKKTSVPSLEGYLASANNEWLSTSPRQILRRKMSDPDIHHGGNSVLSNLSQVDSPTSANLSESFKAIEKANRKGFIGNGSVIRPGRALINPFDPSHVTIKLTSNRRRWTHIFPKGPTGVLIQQHHYQAVPTTKTCESAYNEVDASDYAHTATCSIAESLDDYAGIESVSESGGDVGTPRRKISMLHSAAGHSVTVTPSKSLTLLWGATGEQEWTPALTTGVDWKSLTIPACLPITTDYFPDKRSLHNDYVVSDYTLLPEDVYADYATNRAVSQKPLTTEQVFKELISQRLAQGFQLIVLPDTIKQKPSSAPCCGGIQMPKYFVLGTPPQEATKEHLLSIGRMFHRISLSGSVITVTRYRPRHPYPPITVDYRYRFHAPQHDTYEVSGVNFTTEKLENYNWNFMDQYICTRGDTDFMLHENLKYWRYRMYLLPKDHPAMKKILDGLTTKCDIFTEIQSDSPKQQIEDFLHYVEMHLNRIKRVQCKKPRHVHKHHETRFSAYRSGKSLAAGRAVQEATGMVGVPGDSLSIDDSDESLAVEIKFKVTDPLMDIYKAMKHPTTGVPFIGPAQSMPSCTFVSYDALKWLQDRIEGPFDAVEMLERMRREKLICHASGDFSKPIIVGFVLYYITKQEKDVVLPLENLKAFENEWMEVEVVTPEMKQMSIHPHEVNVPEFLRESIGSVFSEAPLYKQSHLEIDINNKSDRIEWGHARYHRVMIPGHAFEIVAQWVIASGPIVYDLIYGWSRKATQCGFQLVAIPADPLAEPFTEKSDPLRGPIFIPLDTECLKQKRDFLFEEFKKDTWATRLLLFQEAILARFGFMPCAVETKAGSNQASLDFQYVHCSGNMFVLVPSPHQGLRSRQRLASGGSQKKPNFVKHYPVTTDTQSPHEAYITRHVSGKNKDDMDTIRKTGFLWSWNHMVPNKKWKSLVINNSPDGEIIQLRMLRDFKNFCTNQDQRLIAFWDHCWELKEKASTQTTSE
- the LOC129792796 gene encoding GATOR complex protein Iml1 isoform X4, with protein sequence MKLFKLHTHQKSNNSADLLLHPKEHPDLKLGDIVEIYHPEDEGCRLLLQVTTFYEEFQGRETISVETNIATTFNLRIYADIVIHRVDPDAVALDSVEITFKDQYMGRSEMWRLKSHLVNTCVYINKKIEYCEGSIRCQVYEMWAQGDRVACGNITADTKVVFRSSTSMVYLFIQMSSEMWDFDIHGDLYFEKAVNGFLTDLFMKWKKLGCNHEVTIVLFSRTFYAAKSLDEFPAHMRECLQMDYKGRFYEDFYRVAIQNERNDDWSTILVELRRLFTGYQNTVLKYHERPDIAIPPATNSTAAQGNFLEVLNISLNVFEKHYLDRSFDRTGQLSVVITPGVGVFEVDRELTNITKQRIIDNGVGSDLVCVGEQPLHAVPLLKFHNKDSSLNADDYSMPHWINLSFYSTNKKVAYSTFIPRIKLPPLRPDADTDVDQENQILKFLPDNHTEYIHNSLFDYDAYDAQIFQMPPAHGTCSLQRPPRTKKTSVPSLEGYLASANNEWLSTSPRQILRRKMSDPDIHHGGNSVLSNLSQVDSPTSANLSESFKAIEKANRKGFIGNGSVIRPGRALINPFDPSHVTIKLTSNRRRWTHIFPKGPTGVLIQQHHYQAVPTTKTCESAYNEVDASDYAHTATCSIAESLDDYAGIESVSESGGDVGTPRRKISMLHSAAGHSVTVTPSKSLTLLWGATGEQEWTPALTTGVDWKSLTIPACLPITTDYFPDKRSLHNDYVVSDYTLLPEDVYADYATNRAVSQKPLTTEQVFKELISQRLAQGFQLIVLPDTIKQKPSSAPCCGGIQMPKYFVLGTPPQEATKEHLLSIGRMFHRISLSGSVITVTRYRPRHPYPPITVDYRYRFHAPQHDTYEVSGVNFTTEKLENYNWNFMDQYICTRGDTDFMLHENLKYWRYRMYLLPKDHPAMKKILDGLTTKCDIFTEIQSDSPKQQIEDFLHYVEMHLNRIKRVQCKKPRGSPTSQQSHLTRRRHSTSIISRPANQGLGNSPFRDRVGSNRLPERARPRLSGKSLAAGRAVQEATGMVGVPGDSLSIDDSDESLAVEIKFKVTDPLMDIYKAMKHPTTGVPFIGPAQSMPSCTFVSYDALKWLQDRIEGPFDAVEMLERMRREKLICHASGDFSKPIIVGFVLYYITKQEKDVVLPLENLKAFENEWMEVEVVTPEMKQMSIHPHEVNVPEFLRESIGSVFSEAPLYKQSHLEIDINNKSDRIEWGHARYHRVMIPGHAFEIVAQWVIASGPIVYDLIYGWSRKATQCGFQLVAIPADPLAEPFTEKSDPLRGPIFIPLDTECLKQKRDFLFEEFKKDTWATRLLLFQEAILARFGFMPCAVETKAGSNQASLDFQYVHCSGNMFVLVPSPHQGLRSRQRLASGGSQKKPNFVKHYPVTTDTQSPHEAYITRHVSGKNKDDMDTIRKTGFLWSWNHMVPNKKWKSLVINNSPDGEIIQLRMLRDFKNFCTNQDQRLIAFWDHCWELKEKASTQTTSE
- the LOC129792796 gene encoding GATOR complex protein Iml1 isoform X2 is translated as MKLFKLHTHQKSNNSADLLLHPKEHPDLKLGDIVEIYHPEDEGCRLLLQVTTFYEEFQGRETISVETNIATTFNLRIYADIVIHRVDPDAVALDSVEITFKDQYMGRSEMWRLKSHLVNTCVYINKKIEYCEGSIRCQVYEMWAQGDRVACGNITADTKVVFRSSTSMVYLFIQMSSEMWDFDIHGDLYFEKAVNGFLTDLFMKWKKLGCNHEVTIVLFSRTFYAAKSLDEFPAHMRECLQMDYKGRFYEDFYRVAIQNERNDDWSTILVELRRLFTGYQNTVLKYHERPDIAIPPATNSTAAQGNFLEVLNISLNVFEKHYLDRSFDRTGQLSVVITPGVGVFEVDRELTNITKQRIIDNGVGSDLVCVGEQPLHAVPLLKFHNKDSSLNADDYSMPHWINLSFYSTNKKVAYSTFIPRIKLPPLRPDADTDVDQENQILKFLPDNHTEYIHNSLFDYDAYDAQIFQMPPAHGTCSLQRPPRTKKTSVPSLEGYLASANNEWLSTSPRQILRRKMSDPDIHHGGNSVLSNLSQVDSPTSANLSESFKAIEKANRKGFIGNGSVIRPGRALINPFDPSHVTIKLTSNRRRWTHIFPKGPTGVLIQQHHYQAVPTTKTCESAYNEVDASDYAHTATCSIAESLDDYAGIESVSESGGDVGTPRRKISMLHSAAGHSVTVTPSKSLTLLWGATGEQEWTPALTTAGKIIIGVDWKSLTIPACLPITTDYFPDKRSLHNDYVVSDYTLLPEDVYADYATNRAVSQKPLTTEQVFKELISQRLAQGFQLIVLPDTIKQKPSSAPCCGGIQMPKYFVLGTPPQEATKEHLLSIGRMFHRISLSGSVITVTRYRPRHPYPPITVDYRYRFHAPQHDTYEVSGVNFTTEKLENYNWNFMDQYICTRGDTDFMLHENLKYWRYRMYLLPKDHPAMKKILDGLTTKCDIFTEIQSDSPKQQIEDFLHYVEMHLNRIKRVQCKKPRGSPTSQQSHLTRRRHSTSIISRPANQGLGNSPFRDRVGSNRLPERARPRLSGKSLAAGRAVQEATGMVGVPGDSLSIDDSDESLAVEIKFKVTDPLMDIYKAMKHPTTGVPFIGPAQSMPSCTFVSYDALKWLQDRIEGPFDAVEMLERMRREKLICHASGDFSKPIIVGFVLYYITKQEKDVVLPLENLKAFENEWMEVEVVTPEMKQMSIHPHEVNVPEFLRESIGSVFSEAPLYKQSHLEIDINNKSDRIEWGHARYHRVMIPGHAFEIVAQWVIASGPIVYDLIYGWSRKATQCGFQLVAIPADPLAEPFTEKSDPLRGPIFIPLDTECLKQKRDFLFEEFKKDTWATRLLLFQEAILARFGFMPCAVETKAGSNQASLDFQYVHCSGNMFVLVPSPHQGLRSRQRLASGGSQKKPNFVKHYPVTTDTQSPHEAYITRHVSGKNKDDMDTIRKTGFLWSWNHMVPNKKWKSLVINNSPDGEIIQLRMLRDFKNFCTNQDQRLIAFWDHCWELKEKASTQTTSE
- the LOC129792796 gene encoding GATOR complex protein Iml1 isoform X3; amino-acid sequence: MKLFKLHTHQKSNNSADLLLHPKEHPDLKLGDIVEIYHPEDEGCRLLLQVTTFYEEFQGRETISVETNIATTFNLRIYADIVIHRVDPDAVALDSVEITFKDQYMGRSEMWRLKSHLVNTCVYINKKIEYCEGSIRCQVYEMWAQGDRVACGNITADTKVVFRSSTSMVYLFIQMSSEMWDFDIHGDLYFEKAVNGFLTDLFMKWKKLGCNHEVTIVLFSRTFYAAKSLDEFPAHMRECLQMDYKGRFYEDFYRVAIQNERNDDWSTILVELRRLFTGYQNTVLKYHERPDIAIPPATNSTAAQGNFLEVLNISLNVFEKHYLDRSFDRTGQLSVVITPGVGVFEVDRELTNITKQRIIDNGVGSDLVCVGEQPLHAVPLLKFHNKDSSLNADDYSMPHWINLSFYSTNKKVAYSTFIPRIKLPPLRPDADTDVDQENQILKFLPDNHTEYIHNSLFDYDAYDAQIFQMPPAHGTCSLQRPPRTKKTSVPSLEGYLASANNEWLSTSPRQILRRKMSDPDIHHGGNSVLSNLSQVDSPTSANLSESFKAIEKANRKGFIGNGSVIRPGRALINPFDPSHVTIKLTSNRRRWTHIFPKGPTGVLIQQHHYQAVPTTKTCESAYNEVDASDYAHTATCSIAESLDDYAGIESVSESGGDVGTPRRKISMLHSAAGHSVTVTPSKSLTLLWGATGEQEWTPALTTGVDWKSLTIPACLPITTDYFPDKRSLHNDYVVSDYTLLPEDVYADYATNRAVSQKPLTTEQVFKELISQRLAQGFQLIVLPDTIKQKPSSAPCCGGIQMPKYFVLGTPPQEATKEHLLSIGRMFHRISLSGSVITVTRYRPRHPYPPITVDYRYRFHAPQHDTYEVSGVNFTTEKLENYNWNFMDQYICTRGDTDFMLHENLKYWRYRMYLLPKDHPAMKKILDGLTTKCDIFTEIQSDSPKQQIEDFLHYVEMHLNRIKRVQCKKPRLLLQGSPTSQQSHLTRRRHSTSIISRPANQGLGNSPFRDRVGSNRLPERARPRLSGKSLAAGRAVQEATGMVGVPGDSLSIDDSDESLAVEIKFKVTDPLMDIYKAMKHPTTGVPFIGPAQSMPSCTFVSYDALKWLQDRIEGPFDAVEMLERMRREKLICHASGDFSKPIIVGFVLYYITKQEKDVVLPLENLKAFENEWMEVEVVTPEMKQMSIHPHEVNVPEFLRESIGSVFSEAPLYKQSHLEIDINNKSDRIEWGHARYHRVMIPGHAFEIVAQWVIASGPIVYDLIYGWSRKATQCGFQLVAIPADPLAEPFTEKSDPLRGPIFIPLDTECLKQKRDFLFEEFKKDTWATRLLLFQEAILARFGFMPCAVETKAGSNQASLDFQYVHCSGNMFVLVPSPHQGLRSRQRLASGGSQKKPNFVKHYPVTTDTQSPHEAYITRHVSGKNKDDMDTIRKTGFLWSWNHMVPNKKWKSLVINNSPDGEIIQLRMLRDFKNFCTNQDQRLIAFWDHCWELKEKASTQTTSE
- the LOC129792796 gene encoding GATOR complex protein Iml1 isoform X5; translation: MKLFKLHTHQKSNNSADLLLHPKEHPDLKLGDIVEIYHPEDEGCRLLLQVTTFYEEFQGRETISVETNIATTFNLRIYADIVIHRVDPDAVALDSVEITFKDQYMGRSEMWRLKSHLVNTCVYINKKIEYCEGSIRCQVYEMWAQGDRVACGNITADTKVVFRSSTSMVYLFIQMSSEMWDFDIHGDLYFEKAVNGFLTDLFMKWKKLGCNHEVTIVLFSRTFYAAKSLDEFPAHMRECLQMDYKGRFYEDFYRVAIQNERNDDWSTILVELRRLFTGYQNTVLKYHERPDIAIPPATNSTAAQGNFLEVLNISLNVFEKHYLDRSFDRTGQLSVVITPGVGVFEVDRELTNITKQRIIDNGVGSDLVCVGEQPLHAVPLLKFHNKDSSLNADDYSMPHWINLSFYSTNKKVAYSTFIPRIKLPPLRPDADTDVDQENQILKFLPDNHTEYIHNSLFDYDAYDAQIFQMPPAHGTCSLQRPPRTKKTSVPSLEGYLASANNEWLSTSPRQILRRKMSDPDIHHGGNSVLSNLSQVDSPTSANLSESFKAIEKANRKGFIGNGSVIRPGRALINPFDPSHVTIKLTSNRRRWTHIFPKGPTGVLIQQHHYQAVPTTKTCESAYNEVDASDYAHTATCSIAESLDDYAGIESVSESGGDVGTPRRKISMLHSAAGHSVTVTPSKSLTLLWGATGEQEWTPALTTAGKIIIGVDWKSLTIPACLPITTDYFPDKRSLHNDYVVSDYTLLPEDVYADYATNRAVSQKPLTTEQVFKELISQRLAQGFQLIVLPDTIKQKPSSAPCCGGIQMPKYFVLGTPPQEATKEHLLSIGRMFHRISLSGSVITVTRYRPRHPYPPITVDYRYRFHAPQHDTYEVSGVNFTTEKLENYNWNFMDQYICTRGDTDFMLHENLKYWRYRMYLLPKDHPAMKKILDGLTTKCDIFTEIQSDSPKQQIEDFLHYVEMHLNRIKRVQCKKPRHVHKHHETRFSAYRSGKSLAAGRAVQEATGMVGVPGDSLSIDDSDESLAVEIKFKVTDPLMDIYKAMKHPTTGVPFIGPAQSMPSCTFVSYDALKWLQDRIEGPFDAVEMLERMRREKLICHASGDFSKPIIVGFVLYYITKQEKDVVLPLENLKAFENEWMEVEVVTPEMKQMSIHPHEVNVPEFLRESIGSVFSEAPLYKQSHLEIDINNKSDRIEWGHARYHRVMIPGHAFEIVAQWVIASGPIVYDLIYGWSRKATQCGFQLVAIPADPLAEPFTEKSDPLRGPIFIPLDTECLKQKRDFLFEEFKKDTWATRLLLFQEAILARFGFMPCAVETKAGSNQASLDFQYVHCSGNMFVLVPSPHQGLRSRQRLASGGSQKKPNFVKHYPVTTDTQSPHEAYITRHVSGKNKDDMDTIRKTGFLWSWNHMVPNKKWKSLVINNSPDGEIIQLRMLRDFKNFCTNQDQRLIAFWDHCWELKEKASTQTTSE